A stretch of the Notamacropus eugenii isolate mMacEug1 chromosome 2, mMacEug1.pri_v2, whole genome shotgun sequence genome encodes the following:
- the LOC140522037 gene encoding putative olfactory receptor 2B8, producing the protein FLGLSSQSSTQLILFVMFLFFYLLTVLGNLIIITVIQIEPRLQTPMYFFVTNLSFLDICYTTTNVPQMLSNMLGKKKTISFTGCAIQMYFSLSFGMIECVLLGVMAYDGYVAICAPLHYTVIMNKCTCIQMVIISCTTSFLSSMVINVLTLSLPFCGPNVLNHFFCEVPSVLRLACTDTSVTELVVFIFSIIIVFIPFLLIVVSYARILLSVLRMRSAAGRLKALSTCASHLMVVVLFYGTAISMYMRPQSKSSRSGGKIIAVFYTVITPMLNPLIYSLRNQAVKGALRKAISKHSLA; encoded by the coding sequence TTCTTGGGTCTCTCTTCTCAATCAAGTACTCAACTTATCCTTTTTGTCATGTTTTTATTCTTCTACTTATTAACAGTGCTCGGCAATCTCATCATCATCACAGTAATCCAGATTGAACCCCGCCTCCAAACTCCCATGTACTTTTTTGTAACTAACCTGTCTTTCCTAGATATCTGTTATACTACCACCAATGTTCCACAAATGCTTTCAAATatgttgggaaagaaaaagacGATCTCCTTTACTGGCTGTGCAATTCagatgtatttctctctctcctttgggaTGATTGAATGTGTCCTCTTGGGGGTCATGGCATATGACGGGTATGTTGCTATTTGTGCCCCATTGCACTACACAGTCATTATGAACAAGTGCACTTGCATTCAAATGGTCATCATTTCCTGCACTACCAGCTTCCTGAGTTCTATGGTGATTAATGTCCTCACTTTGAGTTTGCCTTTCTGTGGGCCTAATGTACTGAACCATTTCTTTTGTGAAGTGCCCTCAGTACTCAGGTTAGCTTGCACAGACACCTCTGTCACAGAGCTGGTAGTGTTTATCTTCAGCATCATAATTGTCTTCATTCCATTCCTTCTCATTGTCGTGTCTTATGCTCGCATTCTCCTATCAGTCCTCAGGATGCGCTCTGCAGCAGGAAGACTCAAAGCATTGTCCACCTGTGCCTCCCACTTGATGGTGGTGGTTTTGTTCTATGGGACGGCTATCTCCATGTACATGCGTCCTCAATCTAAGTCCTCTCGGTCTGGGGGGAAGATAATTGCTGTTTTCTACACTGTTATCACACCAATGCTTAACCCTCTGATCTATAGTTTAAGGAACCAAGCTGTGAAAGGGGCCTTGAGAAAAGCCATCAGCAAACATAGCCTGGCATAG